Proteins encoded together in one Chloroflexota bacterium window:
- a CDS encoding NYN domain-containing protein, which yields MNVNHVDRPAVDSEQLGFPPYFEKVALFIDLGNLYFAARKLSIRVDYTRMVDVLTKRRRLLRSFAYAGVDPQNPESQGYLTWMKRHGFRVVTKHLRRFPDGTVKANLDVELAIDMLMIAPHIDTAVLVSGDGDFVRLVEAVQFKGVRVEVVGLAEMTAIALIDVADTFTELSELAPDIQMAVPPNGTRTPAPESTVPSTLAHDGSDSYVSYSTPSETPEEASDRKGGHYYPRPHDEGK from the coding sequence ATGAACGTAAACCACGTCGACCGTCCTGCTGTCGATTCGGAACAACTTGGGTTTCCGCCCTATTTCGAGAAAGTGGCCCTCTTCATTGACCTAGGAAACCTGTATTTTGCGGCCCGCAAACTAAGCATCCGCGTCGACTACACGCGTATGGTGGACGTTCTGACAAAGCGCCGGCGTTTGTTGCGTTCCTTCGCCTATGCGGGCGTAGATCCTCAAAATCCCGAGTCCCAAGGGTATTTGACATGGATGAAGCGCCACGGTTTTCGGGTAGTTACCAAACACCTTCGCCGCTTCCCTGACGGTACCGTCAAGGCAAATCTCGACGTGGAACTCGCTATCGACATGCTCATGATTGCGCCGCACATCGATACGGCGGTACTCGTTTCAGGTGACGGAGACTTTGTCCGGCTGGTGGAAGCAGTTCAGTTCAAGGGAGTGCGTGTCGAAGTCGTTGGACTAGCAGAAATGACGGCAATTGCGCTCATTGACGTTGCGGATACTTTTACGGAATTGTCTGAGCTGGCACCAGATATTCAGATGGCCGTGCCACCGAACGGTACGCGCACACCCGCACCTGAAAGCACTGTGCCCTCGACGCTGGCGCACGACGGTTCTGACTCCTACGTCTCCTACAGCACACCAAGTGAAACGCCGGAAGAAGCCTCCGACCGGAAAGGCGGCCACTACTACCCGCGGCCACACGATGAGGGGAAGTGA
- a CDS encoding transglutaminaseTgpA domain-containing protein has product MANFVYSDTSSDDKPSLLETLLQNWLTLLLLAAMVLVSSWAIHQSGWATGTEAIFSTATIGLAVGFLAAHTSWRTRKGWLIGAAIGLVYCFLLVSEALPPVDRIFQDAFALLLNTLTWILGALGGLLGGRGVPQPIPPVDAASTFVTNASDFGVRLVDWTQAGIRGTYSEDNGVFVFWITLVGWAIGFVATWGFFRHNDVLIAAIVPGVAMVINLAYSGQGRWPFVLFLAATLLLMVRLNLHALHKRWESRKLDYATEVGLDVLIASVILTTAITFMATMAPRVGSNPISETFWTVFGGEWSEIDNTTKRLFSGIQNPTGVGLILGSDNRLFSGPRRFSQPYRMYVTTDERNFNGYWRGATFDAYTGYTWYNTSGTLLDRRANEEPIPPPPVSYRRPATFAFRIVDSPSDIVFAPDFPTSISIPYRVQVASTDIPLDYDLLRARRVAVPDLEYTLESLVTTATEDQLLNAQGEVPAEIRRYMQSPRLPQRVVDLTKTVVRGKESQYEKALAIELFLRRIPYSIAIPPPPADKDAVDYFLFEAKRGYADYYASTMVVMLRTVGVPARLAVGFATGRYDVAQRRFVVTEKQAHTWPEVYFAGLGWIPFEPSPNQTPIDRGILASEISGSANPELDEFYDELGDEDFLVTGAATVLGGSVPGTSILGVEVPNLPDLRPLLLVLAAIVAGWFTYSFVQERRMKPHQMVRHVYRKLVRAGKLAGIPGSTALTPHEYGFRLLNDVHAISDKRFPDGAVRAICATYAESLYSGQGISSTQKNTAVKAWRRLRWRLYRRGLRLGAKRLIPFLRKRTPVSASASSTHQ; this is encoded by the coding sequence ATGGCGAACTTCGTTTACTCCGACACGTCGTCTGATGACAAGCCGAGCTTGCTTGAAACCTTGCTCCAGAACTGGCTAACCCTCCTGCTCTTGGCTGCCATGGTTCTGGTAAGTTCCTGGGCCATCCATCAGTCCGGCTGGGCAACAGGCACTGAAGCCATCTTTTCCACCGCCACAATCGGCCTGGCCGTGGGCTTTCTTGCCGCCCACACATCGTGGCGAACCCGCAAGGGCTGGCTAATTGGCGCTGCCATCGGCCTTGTCTATTGCTTCTTGCTCGTGAGTGAAGCCCTGCCGCCGGTCGACCGCATTTTCCAAGACGCCTTCGCGCTGCTCCTGAATACGCTCACGTGGATCCTTGGCGCGTTGGGCGGTCTGCTTGGCGGTCGCGGAGTGCCGCAACCGATTCCTCCGGTGGATGCGGCATCCACCTTTGTTACCAATGCCAGTGACTTTGGCGTTCGCTTAGTCGATTGGACGCAGGCAGGTATCAGAGGCACCTACTCTGAGGACAACGGTGTGTTCGTTTTCTGGATCACACTCGTCGGATGGGCAATTGGGTTCGTGGCGACGTGGGGTTTCTTCCGGCACAACGACGTGCTCATTGCGGCAATCGTACCCGGCGTTGCAATGGTCATCAATTTGGCCTACTCCGGCCAGGGGCGTTGGCCCTTCGTCCTGTTTCTCGCCGCGACGCTCCTGCTCATGGTGCGCTTGAATCTTCACGCGCTTCACAAACGATGGGAGTCACGCAAGCTCGACTACGCCACGGAAGTAGGACTGGACGTCTTGATTGCGAGCGTGATTCTGACAACCGCGATTACGTTCATGGCGACCATGGCCCCGCGAGTGGGCAGCAATCCGATATCAGAGACGTTCTGGACAGTTTTCGGCGGTGAGTGGTCGGAGATTGACAACACCACAAAGCGTCTATTCTCAGGCATTCAGAATCCTACCGGCGTAGGTCTCATCTTGGGCTCCGACAATCGTCTCTTTAGCGGGCCAAGGCGATTCAGCCAACCGTACCGCATGTATGTGACAACAGACGAAAGAAACTTCAACGGCTACTGGCGCGGCGCGACGTTCGATGCCTATACCGGCTATACCTGGTACAACACCAGCGGGACGCTGCTCGACCGGAGAGCGAATGAAGAGCCTATTCCACCGCCTCCCGTGAGCTATCGTCGGCCGGCAACTTTCGCGTTCCGCATTGTGGATAGCCCGAGCGACATCGTCTTTGCGCCGGACTTTCCTACAAGCATAAGTATTCCGTACCGTGTGCAGGTAGCGTCCACGGACATACCGCTCGACTATGACCTACTGCGTGCGCGACGCGTTGCGGTGCCCGACCTGGAGTATACCCTGGAGAGCCTGGTTACTACGGCCACAGAAGACCAACTCCTCAACGCCCAGGGCGAGGTCCCCGCGGAAATCCGCCGGTATATGCAATCGCCAAGGTTGCCTCAGCGCGTGGTGGACTTGACGAAGACCGTTGTGCGCGGGAAGGAATCACAATACGAGAAGGCCCTGGCGATCGAGCTGTTCCTGCGGCGAATACCCTATTCGATTGCCATTCCGCCACCGCCTGCGGACAAGGATGCGGTTGACTATTTCCTCTTCGAGGCTAAGCGCGGTTATGCGGACTACTATGCCAGCACCATGGTGGTCATGCTGCGCACGGTGGGCGTTCCTGCCCGCCTGGCCGTGGGATTCGCCACCGGCCGATACGACGTGGCGCAACGAAGATTCGTCGTGACCGAAAAACAGGCGCATACGTGGCCGGAAGTGTATTTCGCGGGCCTTGGTTGGATTCCCTTCGAGCCCAGCCCCAACCAGACGCCTATTGACCGCGGCATTCTCGCATCTGAGATCAGCGGCTCGGCAAACCCTGAACTCGACGAATTCTACGACGAGCTCGGTGATGAGGACTTCCTGGTTACCGGCGCGGCCACCGTGCTTGGCGGGAGTGTACCGGGAACCAGCATACTCGGGGTGGAAGTCCCCAATCTGCCCGATCTCCGCCCGCTACTATTGGTTTTGGCCGCTATCGTCGCAGGCTGGTTCACCTACAGTTTTGTGCAAGAGCGGCGCATGAAACCCCACCAAATGGTGCGGCACGTCTACCGGAAGCTTGTGCGCGCCGGCAAGCTCGCAGGTATACCCGGCTCTACGGCGCTTACCCCCCATGAATACGGTTTTCGGTTGCTCAACGACGTGCACGCGATTTCTGATAAGCGCTTTCCTGATGGTGCGGTACGGGCGATCTGCGCGACGTATGCGGAGTCGCTCTATAGCGGGCAAGGCATCTCATCAACGCAGAAGAACACGGCGGTCAAGGCCTGGAGGCGGCTCCGTTGGCGGCTCTATCGCCGAGGACTACGCTTGGGGGCAAAGCGGCTCATTCCCTTCTTGCGCAAGAGAACGCCCGTCAGCGCTTCTGCAAGCAGTACTCATCAGTAG
- a CDS encoding DUF58 domain-containing protein translates to MQEAERQSERGTVQVELERPLIFVLTAAILLLALISGINVLYSFLYAMLGLIALSYFWTTRNIRNLTVERHLLSKWATLGDEIVETFRVDNYGALPVLWVEVNDHSDVPGYEAGIVTGLGPREHREWKSRAVCSRRGLYRLGPLRVFTGDPFGIFRATKVLPDEATFLVYPPITEVPGLALPTGRQTGESRSLRRALHLTTDAASVREYVPGDALHIIHWPTTARRGRLQTKEFDMEPGGSTWILLDLDRSVQAGEEDESTEEYTVKLAAALVYRLIREQKSIGLITYGDEQRVLRANKGSQHMWRIMEILAVIRARGTAKVGEVLSEVAPQIRGSMSLIVITPSTDPELAPILVNVSRRGIRPTVLHLVPETFGSAKPSAPLQSALGAAGISYIEIEQGQEFRTIALEKGDEDIRRRAQTVETTATGRVHGLSAG, encoded by the coding sequence ATGCAAGAGGCTGAACGTCAGTCAGAGCGAGGGACGGTACAGGTAGAACTGGAGCGGCCGCTCATCTTCGTGCTGACCGCCGCCATCTTGCTGCTTGCGCTAATCTCCGGCATCAACGTGCTCTATTCCTTCCTCTACGCCATGCTCGGCCTCATTGCCCTGAGCTATTTCTGGACGACCCGGAATATCCGCAACCTAACCGTGGAGCGCCATCTTCTCTCCAAGTGGGCGACGCTCGGCGATGAGATTGTGGAGACGTTTCGCGTAGATAATTACGGTGCGCTGCCCGTGCTTTGGGTGGAAGTGAACGACCACTCAGACGTACCCGGTTACGAGGCCGGCATCGTCACCGGACTGGGACCCCGCGAGCACCGGGAATGGAAGTCGCGCGCTGTGTGCAGCCGCCGCGGACTCTATCGTCTGGGACCTCTGCGCGTGTTTACGGGCGACCCGTTCGGCATCTTTCGCGCCACCAAGGTGCTGCCGGATGAAGCGACATTTCTCGTCTACCCGCCTATAACCGAGGTGCCGGGGCTTGCCCTGCCGACGGGACGCCAGACGGGAGAATCACGCTCCTTGCGGCGCGCCTTGCACCTCACCACCGATGCCGCCAGTGTCCGTGAATACGTGCCCGGAGACGCCTTGCACATCATTCATTGGCCCACCACTGCCCGACGCGGCCGCCTACAGACGAAGGAATTCGATATGGAACCGGGCGGCAGCACCTGGATCTTGCTCGACCTGGATAGGTCGGTTCAGGCAGGTGAAGAAGATGAGTCTACGGAGGAATATACCGTTAAGCTCGCCGCCGCATTGGTGTACCGCTTGATACGTGAGCAGAAGTCGATTGGCCTAATTACCTACGGCGACGAGCAACGGGTCTTGCGCGCGAATAAGGGCAGCCAGCACATGTGGCGCATCATGGAGATACTGGCGGTCATTCGTGCCCGAGGCACCGCCAAGGTAGGAGAGGTGTTGTCTGAAGTCGCACCGCAAATCCGGGGCAGCATGAGCCTTATCGTCATTACGCCAAGCACCGACCCCGAGTTGGCGCCAATCCTGGTTAATGTGTCCCGCAGAGGTATACGACCCACAGTGCTCCATCTGGTGCCGGAAACTTTCGGCAGCGCCAAGCCAAGTGCTCCATTGCAGAGTGCGCTTGGCGCCGCCGGGATCTCGTATATTGAAATTGAGCAGGGGCAGGAGTTCCGCACAATCGCCTTGGAAAAGGGCGACGAGGATATCCGGCGCCGCGCACAAACAGTGGAAACCACCGCAACGGGCCGAGTCCATGGTCTGAGCGCAGGCTAG
- the sthA gene encoding Si-specific NAD(P)(+) transhydrogenase, which translates to MRKVDLVVIGTGPAGHRAAIQAAKLGKSVVAIERRRFVGGNLVNAGSIPSKTLRQAVLYLTGFFERNIYGITYTVKENITIADLMFRCEHVIKNETDVLELQLSRNGVTPLYGDAEFTGPHHVTIALEDGKAEEIEAGHVIIATGSRPAHSAMVPFNGRTIIDTDGVYMLQELPKRLAIVGAGVIGVEYACIFAALGIDVTLVEQRDEMLDFIDEEIREALSYHMREAGITFRFREEVAGVSDEGHRIVARTRSRKTIMADHLLYAGGRQGNTDTLNLAAAGLEADKRGRLQVNDQFQTEVPHIYACGDVIGFPALAASSMEQGRLAARHAFGEGGSFNSNLFPYGIYTIPETSMVGQTEKELSEAGIPYEIGVARYREIARGQIIGDPNGLVKLLIHADDRTILGVHLLGTGASELVHIGQTAMALGGTLDFFVDNVFNYPTLAECYKVAALDAYNKLA; encoded by the coding sequence ATGCGAAAAGTAGACCTGGTCGTCATCGGCACCGGTCCTGCCGGCCACCGCGCCGCTATTCAAGCTGCGAAGCTTGGCAAGTCGGTGGTTGCCATCGAGCGCCGGCGCTTTGTGGGTGGCAACTTGGTTAATGCTGGCTCGATCCCGAGCAAGACCCTGCGGCAGGCAGTGCTCTATCTCACCGGCTTCTTTGAGCGAAATATCTATGGAATCACGTACACGGTCAAGGAAAACATCACGATTGCCGATTTGATGTTTCGCTGTGAGCACGTCATTAAGAATGAGACCGACGTATTAGAGTTGCAGCTCTCTCGCAACGGTGTGACTCCTCTCTACGGAGATGCCGAATTTACCGGTCCGCACCATGTCACCATTGCCTTGGAAGACGGAAAGGCGGAAGAAATCGAAGCGGGCCACGTCATCATCGCAACAGGGAGTCGTCCGGCGCACTCCGCCATGGTGCCCTTCAACGGCCGAACAATTATCGATACCGATGGCGTGTATATGCTTCAGGAACTCCCTAAACGTCTCGCAATCGTCGGTGCGGGCGTCATTGGAGTCGAGTATGCGTGTATCTTTGCGGCGCTAGGCATAGATGTGACCCTCGTCGAGCAACGCGATGAGATGCTTGACTTTATCGATGAAGAGATTCGAGAAGCGCTTTCCTACCACATGCGGGAAGCGGGAATTACGTTCCGATTTCGCGAAGAGGTGGCAGGAGTGAGCGATGAGGGACACCGCATTGTCGCCCGCACCCGCAGCCGCAAGACGATTATGGCCGACCACCTTCTCTATGCTGGGGGCCGCCAGGGGAACACGGATACACTCAACTTGGCCGCCGCCGGCCTGGAGGCGGACAAGCGGGGACGGCTGCAAGTCAACGATCAGTTTCAAACCGAAGTGCCCCACATCTATGCCTGCGGCGACGTGATTGGATTTCCGGCCTTGGCGGCATCTTCTATGGAACAAGGCAGGCTGGCTGCCCGCCACGCATTTGGTGAAGGCGGCTCCTTTAATTCAAACCTCTTCCCGTATGGGATATATACGATTCCGGAAACTTCAATGGTCGGACAGACCGAGAAAGAGCTGAGCGAGGCCGGGATCCCCTATGAGATTGGAGTGGCCAGGTATCGCGAAATTGCTCGCGGGCAAATCATCGGCGATCCAAATGGTCTGGTAAAGCTCCTTATTCACGCCGACGACAGGACCATACTCGGTGTCCATCTGCTCGGCACCGGCGCTTCGGAATTAGTCCATATCGGACAGACGGCGATGGCCCTTGGCGGCACGCTCGACTTCTTTGTGGACAATGTCTTCAACTATCCCACGCTCGCCGAGTGCTACAAAGTGGCAGCGCTCGATGCCTACAATAAACTCGCTTAA